A single Vigna radiata var. radiata cultivar VC1973A chromosome 8, Vradiata_ver6, whole genome shotgun sequence DNA region contains:
- the LOC106772525 gene encoding adenosine kinase 2, which yields MELDGVLLGMCNPLLDISAVVDDDFLQRYGIKLNDAILAEDKHKPMYEELASKTNVEYIAGGATQNSIRVAQWMLQEPGATGYIGCIGKDKFGEEMKKRCSLDGVKVHYYEIDTAPTGTCAVCVVGGERSLVANLSAANCYKSEHLVKPENWALVEKAKYYYISGFFLTVSPDSIQLVAEHAAANDKIFMMNLSAPFICEFFKDALLKVLPYMDYVFGNETEARTFSKVQGWETDNVEEIALRISKLPKASGTHKRITVITQGADPVCVAEDGKVKLYPVILLPKEKLVDTNGAGDAFVGGFLSQLVKEKPIEECVRAGCYAANVIIQRPGCTYPAKPDFH from the exons ATGGAGTTGGACGGCGTTCTCCTCGGAATGTGTAACCCTCTACTCGACATTTCTGCCGTCGTCGACGACGATTTCTTGCAACG ATATGGTATCAAGTTAAACGATGCGATTCTCGCCGAGGATAAGCACAAGCCTAT GTATGAGGAATTGGCTAGCAAAACTAATGTGGAGTACATTGCTGGAG GAGCTACTCAGAATTCAATCCGGGTTGCTCAG TGGATGCTTCAAGAACCTGGTGCCACAGGGTACATAGGTTGCATAGGAAAGGACAAATTTGGGGaggagatgaagaagagatgttCACTTGATGGTGTAAAG GTTCACTATTATGAAATCGACACTGCACCCACGGGAACTTGTGCTGTTTGTGTGGTTGGTGGTGAAAG GTCGCTCGTTGCTAACTTATCAGCTGCAAATTGCTATAAGTCGGAGCATTTGGTCAAACCAGAAAATTGGGCCTTAG tTGAAAAGGCAAAGTACTACTATATTTCTGGTTTTTTCCTCACCGTGTCTCCCGATTCCATTCAATTAGTTGCTGAACACGCAGCTGCAAATGACAAG ATCTTCATGATGAACCTTTCCGCTCCCTTTATCTGTGAGTTCTTCAAGGATGCTCTGCTGAAAGTGCTACC ATATATGGACTATGTTTTTGGAAATGAGACTGAAGCAAGAACATTTTCTAAAGTTCAAGGCTGGGAG ACTGATAACGTCGAGGAAATAGCTTTAAGGATTTCCAAGTTGCCAAAGGCATCGGGAACACATAAAAGGATTACCGTTATCACACAAGGTGCAGATCCTGTCTGTGTTGCCGAGGATGGGAAAGTGAAATTGTACCCTGTGATACTATTACCTAAAGAGAAATTAGTTGACACAAACGGAGCAG GAGATGCGTTTGTAGGAGGATTTCTTTCACAATTGGTTAAGGAGAAGCCCATTGAAGAATGCGTGAGGGCTGGGTGTTATGCAGCCAATGTTATCATCCAAAGGCCTGGTTGCACGTACCCAGCAAAGCCTGATTTTCATTGA